One genomic window of Pungitius pungitius chromosome 11, fPunPun2.1, whole genome shotgun sequence includes the following:
- the epn1a gene encoding epsin-1 isoform X1, with protein MSTSSLRRQVKNMVHNYSEAEIKVREATSNDPWGPSSSLMSEIADLTYNVVAFSEIMSMVWKRLNDHGKNWRHVYKAMTLMEYLIKTGSERVAQQCRENIYAVQTLKDFQFIDRDGKDQGVNVREKAKQLVTLLKDEERLREERIHALKTKEKMAQTSSGEIASSAPSAPSLGGSLSAGSHSGGADPEQAWPQSTGEEDLQLQLALAMSKEEAEQLQLCTHHAMPDLPQTGKDPLEDAELCYAITLSKEAQQKEERLRRGDDLRLQMALEESRREKSKPEEGALMELSAADPWGAPAAATAGSSAGPSPPCTLPAPTASGPWGPAPADPWGVASPTSPTSSDPWRGGAPPTIAPPPPDPWGETSNRVNNVDPWGSSAVTPPSADPWGPSVPPSTSSSGGPVDPWARDGPVLVSDPVTSDIWSGTAKHTNGTGDPERRGSPATGCDSTGSPVPFDLSSLGSSLPVRKTPESFLGPNAALVDLDSLLSSKPKPKQPPPPSISSSSAHNPFLQNTGSSPAPGMAVTPGSTISSRGVSPIPASSNPFGVAPSMTSISPQPSSLGLSLRSSPVPTNPMLGMVHPGMGLGQMSVGMGAPGMGLGMMQASPMGMPYSGLSPMAPPGSSLLAAAPPQLILGGPTGTGGVMGAGGSLGAGATTGASTNPFLL; from the exons ATGTCGACCTCATCGCTACGGCGACAAGTAAAGAACATGGTCCACAACTATTCAGAGGCTGAAATCAAG GTTAGAGAGGCGACATCCAATGACCCGTGGGGCCCCAGCAGCTCTCTGATGTCAGAGATTGCTGATCTGACATACAATGTTGTGGCCTTCTCGGAAATCATGAGCATGGTGTGGAAGCGCCTCAATGACCACGGCAAGAACTGGAGACACGTGTACAAG GCTATGACTCTTATGGAGTACCTGATCAAGACTGGTTCAGAACGTGTTGCCCAACAGTGCCGAGAGAATATATACGCAGTGCAGACCCTGAAGGATTTTCAATTCATAGACCGGGACGGCAAAGACCAG GGGGTGAATGTGCGAGAGAAGGCCAAACAGCTGGTGACTCTGCTGAAAGATGAGGAGAGACTAAGAGAGGAGAGGATCCACGCCCTCAAAACCAAAGAGAAGATGGCACAGACCTCCAGCGGTGAGATTG CCTCCTCAGCTCCCTCAGCACCCAGCCTGGGGGGCAGCCTGTCAGCGGGCTCCCACTCTGGAGGGGCGGACCCTGAGCAGGCCTGGCCACAGAGCACCGGGGAGGAAGATCTGCAGCTCCAGCTGGCCTTAGCCATGAGTAAAGAAGAGGCAGAGCAG CTCCAGCTTTGCACTCACCATGCCATGCCTGACCTACCCCAGACTGGCAAGGACCCTCTGGAGGACGCAGAGCTCTGCTATGCAATCACACTCAGCAAAGAGGCACAACAAAAG GAAGAGCGACTGCGTAGAGGTGATGACCTGAGACTGCAGATGGCCCtcgaggagagcaggagggagaaaTCTAAGCCTGAGGAG GGGGCTCTGATGGAGCTGAGTGCCGCGGACCCCTGGGGGGCCCCGGCCGCTGCCACAGCGGGGAGCTCCGCCGGCCCGTCGCCTCCCTGCACGCTTCCTGCCCCGACCGCCTCGGGTCCGTGGGGCCCCGCCCCTGCTGACCCATGGGGGGTAGCGTCACCGACATCGCCTACGAGTTCTGACCCGTGGCGCGGGGGAGCCCCACCCACTatagcccctcctcctcccgaccCCTGGGGAGAGACGTCCAACAGGGTTAACAATGTCGACCCCTGGGGGAGCTCAG ctgtgaccccccccagtGCCGACCCCTGGGGTCCCTCAGTTCCACCCAGCACGTCCTCCTCGGGGGGGCCAGTAGACCCCTGGGCAAGGGACGGGCCTGTCCTTGTCTCTGACCCTGTCACCTCCGACATCTGGAGTGGCACCgccaaacacacaaatggcacAG GAGACCCAGAGCGACGAGGGTCCCCAGCCACAGGCTGTGACAGCACAGGCTCCCCGGTGCCCTTTGACCTGTCGTCTCTTGgttcttcacttcctgttcgtAAGACTCCCGAGTCCTTCCTCGGCCCCAACGCAGCGCTGGTGGATCTTGATTCCCTGTTGTCGTCTAAACCCAAACCCAAACAACCACCGCCTCCTTCCATCTCGTCCTCTTCAGCGCACAACCCCTTCCTCCAGAACACAG GCTCATCTCCTGCTCCTGGCATGGCAGTGACTCCGGGCAGCACCATTTCCAGCAGGGGGGTTTCTCCAATACCGGCCTCCTCCAACCCTTTTGGCGTGGCTCCGTCCATGACCTCCATCTCGCCTCAGCCCTCGTCACTTGGCCTGAGCCTCCGCTCCAGTCCCGTGCCCACCAACCCCATGCTGGGCATGGTGCATCCGGGAATGGGCCTGGGGCAAATGAGTGTGGGAATGGGTGCTCCAGGAATGGGCCTGGGCATGATGCAGGCCAGCCCCATGGGCATGCCCTACAGCGGGCTCTCGCCCATGGCCCCCCCGGGCTCGTCCCTGTTAGCCGCAGCACCCCCTCAGCTGATTTTGGGTGGGCCCACTGGAACAGGAGGAGTGATGGGAGCAGGGGGCTCACTGGGAGCTGGAGCAACGACGGGAGCGAGCACCAACCCCTTTCTTCTCTGA
- the epn1a gene encoding epsin-1 isoform X3, protein MSTSSLRRQVKNMVHNYSEAEIKVREATSNDPWGPSSSLMSEIADLTYNVVAFSEIMSMVWKRLNDHGKNWRHVYKAMTLMEYLIKTGSERVAQQCRENIYAVQTLKDFQFIDRDGKDQGVNVREKAKQLVTLLKDEERLREERIHALKTKEKMAQTSSGEIASSAPSAPSLGGSLSAGSHSGGADPEQAWPQSTGEEDLQLQLALAMSKEEAEQTGKDPLEDAELCYAITLSKEAQQKEERLRRGDDLRLQMALEESRREKSKPEEGALMELSAADPWGAPAAATAGSSAGPSPPCTLPAPTASGPWGPAPADPWGVASPTSPTSSDPWRGGAPPTIAPPPPDPWGETSNRVNNVDPWGSSAVTPPSADPWGPSVPPSTSSSGGPVDPWARDGPVLVSDPVTSDIWSGTAKHTNGTGDPERRGSPATGCDSTGSPVPFDLSSLGSSLPVRKTPESFLGPNAALVDLDSLLSSKPKPKQPPPPSISSSSAHNPFLQNTGSSPAPGMAVTPGSTISSRGVSPIPASSNPFGVAPSMTSISPQPSSLGLSLRSSPVPTNPMLGMVHPGMGLGQMSVGMGAPGMGLGMMQASPMGMPYSGLSPMAPPGSSLLAAAPPQLILGGPTGTGGVMGAGGSLGAGATTGASTNPFLL, encoded by the exons ATGTCGACCTCATCGCTACGGCGACAAGTAAAGAACATGGTCCACAACTATTCAGAGGCTGAAATCAAG GTTAGAGAGGCGACATCCAATGACCCGTGGGGCCCCAGCAGCTCTCTGATGTCAGAGATTGCTGATCTGACATACAATGTTGTGGCCTTCTCGGAAATCATGAGCATGGTGTGGAAGCGCCTCAATGACCACGGCAAGAACTGGAGACACGTGTACAAG GCTATGACTCTTATGGAGTACCTGATCAAGACTGGTTCAGAACGTGTTGCCCAACAGTGCCGAGAGAATATATACGCAGTGCAGACCCTGAAGGATTTTCAATTCATAGACCGGGACGGCAAAGACCAG GGGGTGAATGTGCGAGAGAAGGCCAAACAGCTGGTGACTCTGCTGAAAGATGAGGAGAGACTAAGAGAGGAGAGGATCCACGCCCTCAAAACCAAAGAGAAGATGGCACAGACCTCCAGCGGTGAGATTG CCTCCTCAGCTCCCTCAGCACCCAGCCTGGGGGGCAGCCTGTCAGCGGGCTCCCACTCTGGAGGGGCGGACCCTGAGCAGGCCTGGCCACAGAGCACCGGGGAGGAAGATCTGCAGCTCCAGCTGGCCTTAGCCATGAGTAAAGAAGAGGCAGAGCAG ACTGGCAAGGACCCTCTGGAGGACGCAGAGCTCTGCTATGCAATCACACTCAGCAAAGAGGCACAACAAAAG GAAGAGCGACTGCGTAGAGGTGATGACCTGAGACTGCAGATGGCCCtcgaggagagcaggagggagaaaTCTAAGCCTGAGGAG GGGGCTCTGATGGAGCTGAGTGCCGCGGACCCCTGGGGGGCCCCGGCCGCTGCCACAGCGGGGAGCTCCGCCGGCCCGTCGCCTCCCTGCACGCTTCCTGCCCCGACCGCCTCGGGTCCGTGGGGCCCCGCCCCTGCTGACCCATGGGGGGTAGCGTCACCGACATCGCCTACGAGTTCTGACCCGTGGCGCGGGGGAGCCCCACCCACTatagcccctcctcctcccgaccCCTGGGGAGAGACGTCCAACAGGGTTAACAATGTCGACCCCTGGGGGAGCTCAG ctgtgaccccccccagtGCCGACCCCTGGGGTCCCTCAGTTCCACCCAGCACGTCCTCCTCGGGGGGGCCAGTAGACCCCTGGGCAAGGGACGGGCCTGTCCTTGTCTCTGACCCTGTCACCTCCGACATCTGGAGTGGCACCgccaaacacacaaatggcacAG GAGACCCAGAGCGACGAGGGTCCCCAGCCACAGGCTGTGACAGCACAGGCTCCCCGGTGCCCTTTGACCTGTCGTCTCTTGgttcttcacttcctgttcgtAAGACTCCCGAGTCCTTCCTCGGCCCCAACGCAGCGCTGGTGGATCTTGATTCCCTGTTGTCGTCTAAACCCAAACCCAAACAACCACCGCCTCCTTCCATCTCGTCCTCTTCAGCGCACAACCCCTTCCTCCAGAACACAG GCTCATCTCCTGCTCCTGGCATGGCAGTGACTCCGGGCAGCACCATTTCCAGCAGGGGGGTTTCTCCAATACCGGCCTCCTCCAACCCTTTTGGCGTGGCTCCGTCCATGACCTCCATCTCGCCTCAGCCCTCGTCACTTGGCCTGAGCCTCCGCTCCAGTCCCGTGCCCACCAACCCCATGCTGGGCATGGTGCATCCGGGAATGGGCCTGGGGCAAATGAGTGTGGGAATGGGTGCTCCAGGAATGGGCCTGGGCATGATGCAGGCCAGCCCCATGGGCATGCCCTACAGCGGGCTCTCGCCCATGGCCCCCCCGGGCTCGTCCCTGTTAGCCGCAGCACCCCCTCAGCTGATTTTGGGTGGGCCCACTGGAACAGGAGGAGTGATGGGAGCAGGGGGCTCACTGGGAGCTGGAGCAACGACGGGAGCGAGCACCAACCCCTTTCTTCTCTGA
- the epn1a gene encoding epsin-1 isoform X7 → MSTSSLRRQVKNMVHNYSEAEIKVREATSNDPWGPSSSLMSEIADLTYNVVAFSEIMSMVWKRLNDHGKNWRHVYKAMTLMEYLIKTGSERVAQQCRENIYAVQTLKDFQFIDRDGKDQGVNVREKAKQLVTLLKDEERLREERIHALKTKEKMAQTSSGEIASSAPSAPSLGGSLSAGSHSGGADPEQAWPQSTGEEDLQLQLALAMSKEEAEQLQLCTHHAMPDLPQTGKDPLEDAELCYAITLSKEAQQKEERLRRGDDLRLQMALEESRREKSKPEEGALMELSAADPWGAPAAATAGSSAGPSPPCTLPAPTASGPWGPAPADPWGVASPTSPTSSDPWRGGAPPTIAPPPPDPWGETSNRVNNVDPWGSSGDPERRGSPATGCDSTGSPVPFDLSSLGSSLPVRKTPESFLGPNAALVDLDSLLSSKPKPKQPPPPSISSSSAHNPFLQNTGSSPAPGMAVTPGSTISSRGVSPIPASSNPFGVAPSMTSISPQPSSLGLSLRSSPVPTNPMLGMVHPGMGLGQMSVGMGAPGMGLGMMQASPMGMPYSGLSPMAPPGSSLLAAAPPQLILGGPTGTGGVMGAGGSLGAGATTGASTNPFLL, encoded by the exons ATGTCGACCTCATCGCTACGGCGACAAGTAAAGAACATGGTCCACAACTATTCAGAGGCTGAAATCAAG GTTAGAGAGGCGACATCCAATGACCCGTGGGGCCCCAGCAGCTCTCTGATGTCAGAGATTGCTGATCTGACATACAATGTTGTGGCCTTCTCGGAAATCATGAGCATGGTGTGGAAGCGCCTCAATGACCACGGCAAGAACTGGAGACACGTGTACAAG GCTATGACTCTTATGGAGTACCTGATCAAGACTGGTTCAGAACGTGTTGCCCAACAGTGCCGAGAGAATATATACGCAGTGCAGACCCTGAAGGATTTTCAATTCATAGACCGGGACGGCAAAGACCAG GGGGTGAATGTGCGAGAGAAGGCCAAACAGCTGGTGACTCTGCTGAAAGATGAGGAGAGACTAAGAGAGGAGAGGATCCACGCCCTCAAAACCAAAGAGAAGATGGCACAGACCTCCAGCGGTGAGATTG CCTCCTCAGCTCCCTCAGCACCCAGCCTGGGGGGCAGCCTGTCAGCGGGCTCCCACTCTGGAGGGGCGGACCCTGAGCAGGCCTGGCCACAGAGCACCGGGGAGGAAGATCTGCAGCTCCAGCTGGCCTTAGCCATGAGTAAAGAAGAGGCAGAGCAG CTCCAGCTTTGCACTCACCATGCCATGCCTGACCTACCCCAGACTGGCAAGGACCCTCTGGAGGACGCAGAGCTCTGCTATGCAATCACACTCAGCAAAGAGGCACAACAAAAG GAAGAGCGACTGCGTAGAGGTGATGACCTGAGACTGCAGATGGCCCtcgaggagagcaggagggagaaaTCTAAGCCTGAGGAG GGGGCTCTGATGGAGCTGAGTGCCGCGGACCCCTGGGGGGCCCCGGCCGCTGCCACAGCGGGGAGCTCCGCCGGCCCGTCGCCTCCCTGCACGCTTCCTGCCCCGACCGCCTCGGGTCCGTGGGGCCCCGCCCCTGCTGACCCATGGGGGGTAGCGTCACCGACATCGCCTACGAGTTCTGACCCGTGGCGCGGGGGAGCCCCACCCACTatagcccctcctcctcccgaccCCTGGGGAGAGACGTCCAACAGGGTTAACAATGTCGACCCCTGGGGGAGCTCAG GAGACCCAGAGCGACGAGGGTCCCCAGCCACAGGCTGTGACAGCACAGGCTCCCCGGTGCCCTTTGACCTGTCGTCTCTTGgttcttcacttcctgttcgtAAGACTCCCGAGTCCTTCCTCGGCCCCAACGCAGCGCTGGTGGATCTTGATTCCCTGTTGTCGTCTAAACCCAAACCCAAACAACCACCGCCTCCTTCCATCTCGTCCTCTTCAGCGCACAACCCCTTCCTCCAGAACACAG GCTCATCTCCTGCTCCTGGCATGGCAGTGACTCCGGGCAGCACCATTTCCAGCAGGGGGGTTTCTCCAATACCGGCCTCCTCCAACCCTTTTGGCGTGGCTCCGTCCATGACCTCCATCTCGCCTCAGCCCTCGTCACTTGGCCTGAGCCTCCGCTCCAGTCCCGTGCCCACCAACCCCATGCTGGGCATGGTGCATCCGGGAATGGGCCTGGGGCAAATGAGTGTGGGAATGGGTGCTCCAGGAATGGGCCTGGGCATGATGCAGGCCAGCCCCATGGGCATGCCCTACAGCGGGCTCTCGCCCATGGCCCCCCCGGGCTCGTCCCTGTTAGCCGCAGCACCCCCTCAGCTGATTTTGGGTGGGCCCACTGGAACAGGAGGAGTGATGGGAGCAGGGGGCTCACTGGGAGCTGGAGCAACGACGGGAGCGAGCACCAACCCCTTTCTTCTCTGA
- the epn1a gene encoding epsin-1 isoform X4 produces the protein MSTSSLRRQVKNMVHNYSEAEIKVREATSNDPWGPSSSLMSEIADLTYNVVAFSEIMSMVWKRLNDHGKNWRHVYKAMTLMEYLIKTGSERVAQQCRENIYAVQTLKDFQFIDRDGKDQGVNVREKAKQLVTLLKDEERLREERIHALKTKEKMAQTSSASSAPSAPSLGGSLSAGSHSGGADPEQAWPQSTGEEDLQLQLALAMSKEEAEQTGKDPLEDAELCYAITLSKEAQQKEERLRRGDDLRLQMALEESRREKSKPEEGALMELSAADPWGAPAAATAGSSAGPSPPCTLPAPTASGPWGPAPADPWGVASPTSPTSSDPWRGGAPPTIAPPPPDPWGETSNRVNNVDPWGSSAVTPPSADPWGPSVPPSTSSSGGPVDPWARDGPVLVSDPVTSDIWSGTAKHTNGTGDPERRGSPATGCDSTGSPVPFDLSSLGSSLPVRKTPESFLGPNAALVDLDSLLSSKPKPKQPPPPSISSSSAHNPFLQNTGSSPAPGMAVTPGSTISSRGVSPIPASSNPFGVAPSMTSISPQPSSLGLSLRSSPVPTNPMLGMVHPGMGLGQMSVGMGAPGMGLGMMQASPMGMPYSGLSPMAPPGSSLLAAAPPQLILGGPTGTGGVMGAGGSLGAGATTGASTNPFLL, from the exons ATGTCGACCTCATCGCTACGGCGACAAGTAAAGAACATGGTCCACAACTATTCAGAGGCTGAAATCAAG GTTAGAGAGGCGACATCCAATGACCCGTGGGGCCCCAGCAGCTCTCTGATGTCAGAGATTGCTGATCTGACATACAATGTTGTGGCCTTCTCGGAAATCATGAGCATGGTGTGGAAGCGCCTCAATGACCACGGCAAGAACTGGAGACACGTGTACAAG GCTATGACTCTTATGGAGTACCTGATCAAGACTGGTTCAGAACGTGTTGCCCAACAGTGCCGAGAGAATATATACGCAGTGCAGACCCTGAAGGATTTTCAATTCATAGACCGGGACGGCAAAGACCAG GGGGTGAATGTGCGAGAGAAGGCCAAACAGCTGGTGACTCTGCTGAAAGATGAGGAGAGACTAAGAGAGGAGAGGATCCACGCCCTCAAAACCAAAGAGAAGATGGCACAGACCTCCAGCG CCTCCTCAGCTCCCTCAGCACCCAGCCTGGGGGGCAGCCTGTCAGCGGGCTCCCACTCTGGAGGGGCGGACCCTGAGCAGGCCTGGCCACAGAGCACCGGGGAGGAAGATCTGCAGCTCCAGCTGGCCTTAGCCATGAGTAAAGAAGAGGCAGAGCAG ACTGGCAAGGACCCTCTGGAGGACGCAGAGCTCTGCTATGCAATCACACTCAGCAAAGAGGCACAACAAAAG GAAGAGCGACTGCGTAGAGGTGATGACCTGAGACTGCAGATGGCCCtcgaggagagcaggagggagaaaTCTAAGCCTGAGGAG GGGGCTCTGATGGAGCTGAGTGCCGCGGACCCCTGGGGGGCCCCGGCCGCTGCCACAGCGGGGAGCTCCGCCGGCCCGTCGCCTCCCTGCACGCTTCCTGCCCCGACCGCCTCGGGTCCGTGGGGCCCCGCCCCTGCTGACCCATGGGGGGTAGCGTCACCGACATCGCCTACGAGTTCTGACCCGTGGCGCGGGGGAGCCCCACCCACTatagcccctcctcctcccgaccCCTGGGGAGAGACGTCCAACAGGGTTAACAATGTCGACCCCTGGGGGAGCTCAG ctgtgaccccccccagtGCCGACCCCTGGGGTCCCTCAGTTCCACCCAGCACGTCCTCCTCGGGGGGGCCAGTAGACCCCTGGGCAAGGGACGGGCCTGTCCTTGTCTCTGACCCTGTCACCTCCGACATCTGGAGTGGCACCgccaaacacacaaatggcacAG GAGACCCAGAGCGACGAGGGTCCCCAGCCACAGGCTGTGACAGCACAGGCTCCCCGGTGCCCTTTGACCTGTCGTCTCTTGgttcttcacttcctgttcgtAAGACTCCCGAGTCCTTCCTCGGCCCCAACGCAGCGCTGGTGGATCTTGATTCCCTGTTGTCGTCTAAACCCAAACCCAAACAACCACCGCCTCCTTCCATCTCGTCCTCTTCAGCGCACAACCCCTTCCTCCAGAACACAG GCTCATCTCCTGCTCCTGGCATGGCAGTGACTCCGGGCAGCACCATTTCCAGCAGGGGGGTTTCTCCAATACCGGCCTCCTCCAACCCTTTTGGCGTGGCTCCGTCCATGACCTCCATCTCGCCTCAGCCCTCGTCACTTGGCCTGAGCCTCCGCTCCAGTCCCGTGCCCACCAACCCCATGCTGGGCATGGTGCATCCGGGAATGGGCCTGGGGCAAATGAGTGTGGGAATGGGTGCTCCAGGAATGGGCCTGGGCATGATGCAGGCCAGCCCCATGGGCATGCCCTACAGCGGGCTCTCGCCCATGGCCCCCCCGGGCTCGTCCCTGTTAGCCGCAGCACCCCCTCAGCTGATTTTGGGTGGGCCCACTGGAACAGGAGGAGTGATGGGAGCAGGGGGCTCACTGGGAGCTGGAGCAACGACGGGAGCGAGCACCAACCCCTTTCTTCTCTGA
- the epn1a gene encoding epsin-1 isoform X2, with product MSTSSLRRQVKNMVHNYSEAEIKVREATSNDPWGPSSSLMSEIADLTYNVVAFSEIMSMVWKRLNDHGKNWRHVYKAMTLMEYLIKTGSERVAQQCRENIYAVQTLKDFQFIDRDGKDQGVNVREKAKQLVTLLKDEERLREERIHALKTKEKMAQTSSASSAPSAPSLGGSLSAGSHSGGADPEQAWPQSTGEEDLQLQLALAMSKEEAEQLQLCTHHAMPDLPQTGKDPLEDAELCYAITLSKEAQQKEERLRRGDDLRLQMALEESRREKSKPEEGALMELSAADPWGAPAAATAGSSAGPSPPCTLPAPTASGPWGPAPADPWGVASPTSPTSSDPWRGGAPPTIAPPPPDPWGETSNRVNNVDPWGSSAVTPPSADPWGPSVPPSTSSSGGPVDPWARDGPVLVSDPVTSDIWSGTAKHTNGTGDPERRGSPATGCDSTGSPVPFDLSSLGSSLPVRKTPESFLGPNAALVDLDSLLSSKPKPKQPPPPSISSSSAHNPFLQNTGSSPAPGMAVTPGSTISSRGVSPIPASSNPFGVAPSMTSISPQPSSLGLSLRSSPVPTNPMLGMVHPGMGLGQMSVGMGAPGMGLGMMQASPMGMPYSGLSPMAPPGSSLLAAAPPQLILGGPTGTGGVMGAGGSLGAGATTGASTNPFLL from the exons ATGTCGACCTCATCGCTACGGCGACAAGTAAAGAACATGGTCCACAACTATTCAGAGGCTGAAATCAAG GTTAGAGAGGCGACATCCAATGACCCGTGGGGCCCCAGCAGCTCTCTGATGTCAGAGATTGCTGATCTGACATACAATGTTGTGGCCTTCTCGGAAATCATGAGCATGGTGTGGAAGCGCCTCAATGACCACGGCAAGAACTGGAGACACGTGTACAAG GCTATGACTCTTATGGAGTACCTGATCAAGACTGGTTCAGAACGTGTTGCCCAACAGTGCCGAGAGAATATATACGCAGTGCAGACCCTGAAGGATTTTCAATTCATAGACCGGGACGGCAAAGACCAG GGGGTGAATGTGCGAGAGAAGGCCAAACAGCTGGTGACTCTGCTGAAAGATGAGGAGAGACTAAGAGAGGAGAGGATCCACGCCCTCAAAACCAAAGAGAAGATGGCACAGACCTCCAGCG CCTCCTCAGCTCCCTCAGCACCCAGCCTGGGGGGCAGCCTGTCAGCGGGCTCCCACTCTGGAGGGGCGGACCCTGAGCAGGCCTGGCCACAGAGCACCGGGGAGGAAGATCTGCAGCTCCAGCTGGCCTTAGCCATGAGTAAAGAAGAGGCAGAGCAG CTCCAGCTTTGCACTCACCATGCCATGCCTGACCTACCCCAGACTGGCAAGGACCCTCTGGAGGACGCAGAGCTCTGCTATGCAATCACACTCAGCAAAGAGGCACAACAAAAG GAAGAGCGACTGCGTAGAGGTGATGACCTGAGACTGCAGATGGCCCtcgaggagagcaggagggagaaaTCTAAGCCTGAGGAG GGGGCTCTGATGGAGCTGAGTGCCGCGGACCCCTGGGGGGCCCCGGCCGCTGCCACAGCGGGGAGCTCCGCCGGCCCGTCGCCTCCCTGCACGCTTCCTGCCCCGACCGCCTCGGGTCCGTGGGGCCCCGCCCCTGCTGACCCATGGGGGGTAGCGTCACCGACATCGCCTACGAGTTCTGACCCGTGGCGCGGGGGAGCCCCACCCACTatagcccctcctcctcccgaccCCTGGGGAGAGACGTCCAACAGGGTTAACAATGTCGACCCCTGGGGGAGCTCAG ctgtgaccccccccagtGCCGACCCCTGGGGTCCCTCAGTTCCACCCAGCACGTCCTCCTCGGGGGGGCCAGTAGACCCCTGGGCAAGGGACGGGCCTGTCCTTGTCTCTGACCCTGTCACCTCCGACATCTGGAGTGGCACCgccaaacacacaaatggcacAG GAGACCCAGAGCGACGAGGGTCCCCAGCCACAGGCTGTGACAGCACAGGCTCCCCGGTGCCCTTTGACCTGTCGTCTCTTGgttcttcacttcctgttcgtAAGACTCCCGAGTCCTTCCTCGGCCCCAACGCAGCGCTGGTGGATCTTGATTCCCTGTTGTCGTCTAAACCCAAACCCAAACAACCACCGCCTCCTTCCATCTCGTCCTCTTCAGCGCACAACCCCTTCCTCCAGAACACAG GCTCATCTCCTGCTCCTGGCATGGCAGTGACTCCGGGCAGCACCATTTCCAGCAGGGGGGTTTCTCCAATACCGGCCTCCTCCAACCCTTTTGGCGTGGCTCCGTCCATGACCTCCATCTCGCCTCAGCCCTCGTCACTTGGCCTGAGCCTCCGCTCCAGTCCCGTGCCCACCAACCCCATGCTGGGCATGGTGCATCCGGGAATGGGCCTGGGGCAAATGAGTGTGGGAATGGGTGCTCCAGGAATGGGCCTGGGCATGATGCAGGCCAGCCCCATGGGCATGCCCTACAGCGGGCTCTCGCCCATGGCCCCCCCGGGCTCGTCCCTGTTAGCCGCAGCACCCCCTCAGCTGATTTTGGGTGGGCCCACTGGAACAGGAGGAGTGATGGGAGCAGGGGGCTCACTGGGAGCTGGAGCAACGACGGGAGCGAGCACCAACCCCTTTCTTCTCTGA